A genomic region of Octadecabacter antarcticus 307 contains the following coding sequences:
- a CDS encoding DMT family transporter, which produces MEKGMLFGLGSAFMAAILIFQNRLLARTEHTATIMFWIGLVASAGTMPMALAGWTNLTLTDALLLLTAGTFATIGMLLTVEAYRFGEVSALAAFPYARILFALTIGYFLFAEVASMRELSGAAIIIACGLLANRSRRSIGS; this is translated from the coding sequence ATGGAAAAAGGCATGCTATTTGGACTCGGTTCAGCCTTTATGGCGGCAATTTTAATCTTTCAAAATCGATTACTTGCACGCACTGAACATACCGCGACAATCATGTTCTGGATCGGGCTGGTGGCCAGCGCGGGTACCATGCCCATGGCCTTGGCAGGTTGGACAAACCTTACTTTAACTGATGCGTTATTACTTTTGACTGCAGGAACCTTTGCAACAATAGGAATGCTCCTTACGGTCGAAGCCTACAGATTTGGCGAAGTGTCTGCGCTTGCTGCATTTCCCTACGCGCGAATTCTCTTTGCACTAACAATCGGATATTTCCTTTTTGCAGAAGTTGCCTCAATGCGGGAGTTATCTGGTGCGGCCATAATTATAGCATGCGGCCTACTAGCAAATAGATCTCGTCGTTCAATAGGTTCATAA